A single Streptomyces mirabilis DNA region contains:
- a CDS encoding sulfatase-like hydrolase/transferase — protein sequence MQVSGAPAALTSWSASLRRKPTANACGAVNAVGPPSLPVRPRPVDAVDAMRDFRDKLRSLGQLDNTLVLYTGDHGLLWADHGWLRKSVPYRPSLEVPFYLSWPGGGLGTARTDDRLTAHVDIAPTLLDAAGITPDTPHDSHWLLGTRDRDHVLTEWWWNRQDKQPIASA from the coding sequence GTGCAGGTCAGCGGGGCACCCGCCGCGCTTACCTCTTGGTCGGCCTCACTCCGCCGCAAACCCACGGCGAACGCCTGTGGTGCGGTCAACGCCGTCGGCCCGCCGTCCCTTCCCGTGCGACCGCGCCCGGTCGACGCGGTCGACGCGATGCGGGACTTCCGCGACAAACTGCGCTCGCTCGGGCAGCTCGACAACACCCTGGTGCTGTACACGGGCGACCACGGCCTGCTCTGGGCCGACCACGGCTGGCTGCGCAAGTCGGTGCCGTACCGGCCGAGCCTGGAGGTGCCGTTCTACCTGTCGTGGCCGGGCGGCGGACTCGGCACGGCCAGGACCGACGACCGGCTCACGGCCCACGTCGACATCGCGCCCACCCTTCTCGACGCGGCGGGCATCACCCCGGACACCCCGCACGACAGCCACTGGCTGCTCGGCACCCGGGACCGCGACCATGTCCTCACCGAGTGGTGGTGGAACCGCCAGGACAAGCAGCCGATCGCGAGTGCGTAA
- a CDS encoding rhomboid-like protein: MDRSTTATATAVATTTAPTASSADAALKDPQTGSLLLDGVPRQRGATAVPPAPRPATTPPVLAPPAPSVPPVSRALARLRSLRPWRLLPTPTGTPFTFGYAAVLTVTAMVTDYADPSLVHALQQGSSTDVAHLVREPVLVLLASALWMAGGITSPYAIGFVLVLTALERRIGGLRTAGVFLLGHVVATLATEVPVGLSVLAGGLPDSSLHRLDYGISFGVATSVGALAGLLRPWLRWPLLVVFGSMVVGDLLEFADPMTDWGHLMSLAIGVSTWPLVRGWRRARTVAASSPAAPAAVHTAQMPGTVAA, translated from the coding sequence TTGGACCGGAGCACGACCGCGACGGCGACGGCAGTGGCGACGACCACAGCCCCGACGGCCTCCTCGGCCGATGCCGCGCTCAAGGACCCACAGACGGGCTCGCTTCTCCTGGACGGGGTGCCGCGACAACGCGGCGCCACGGCCGTGCCGCCCGCCCCCCGCCCGGCGACGACACCCCCTGTACTCGCCCCTCCCGCCCCATCGGTTCCACCCGTCTCCCGCGCCCTCGCCCGGCTGCGGTCGCTCCGTCCCTGGCGGTTGCTGCCCACCCCGACTGGAACGCCCTTCACCTTCGGGTACGCGGCCGTTCTCACCGTCACCGCGATGGTCACCGACTACGCGGACCCCTCCCTCGTGCACGCCTTGCAGCAGGGGTCCAGCACCGACGTCGCGCACCTCGTACGCGAACCGGTGCTGGTGCTGCTGGCCAGCGCGCTGTGGATGGCGGGCGGGATCACCTCGCCGTACGCCATCGGGTTCGTGCTGGTGCTGACCGCGCTGGAGCGGCGGATAGGCGGCCTCCGGACCGCCGGAGTCTTCCTGCTCGGGCACGTCGTGGCCACCCTGGCCACCGAGGTGCCCGTCGGCCTTTCCGTGCTGGCGGGAGGCCTTCCCGACAGCTCCCTGCACCGCCTCGACTACGGCATCAGTTTCGGCGTCGCCACGAGCGTCGGCGCGCTCGCCGGGCTGCTGAGGCCCTGGCTGCGCTGGCCGCTGCTGGTCGTCTTCGGCTCGATGGTCGTCGGGGACCTGCTCGAATTCGCCGACCCGATGACGGACTGGGGGCATCTGATGTCCCTGGCGATCGGGGTGTCGACCTGGCCGCTGGTGCGGGGCTGGCGCCGCGCCCGTACGGTGGCGGCCTCCAGCCCCGCCGCCCCCGCCGCCGTACACACCGCTCAGATGCCCGGCACCGTCGCCGCCTAG
- a CDS encoding TetR family transcriptional regulator C-terminal domain-containing protein: MKRYADLVEVSAGTLREAVAGGELKPDTDCEALAEEFAAVMDGIQFQWALDPAGVGMAARMRAYLDRLLRSITVSGTGLPSDAHTDGLGRVCGHGDRGRRTRLSGCYESPPTWRRS, translated from the coding sequence GTGAAGCGCTACGCCGATCTCGTCGAGGTCAGCGCGGGCACGCTGCGCGAGGCGGTCGCGGGCGGCGAACTGAAGCCCGACACCGACTGCGAGGCGCTCGCCGAGGAGTTCGCCGCCGTCATGGACGGCATCCAGTTTCAGTGGGCCCTCGACCCCGCGGGTGTCGGCATGGCCGCCCGGATGCGGGCCTACCTCGACCGATTGCTGCGCTCGATCACCGTCTCGGGCACGGGGCTGCCGTCGGACGCGCATACGGACGGACTCGGACGCGTGTGCGGACACGGCGACCGCGGACGCCGTACCCGCTTATCAGGTTGCTATGAATCGCCTCCCACGTGGCGTCGGTCATAG